The DNA segment CACTTGTATAACCGTTCTTAGCTATAAGCTATAAGGTCTCATGTTGTACCCATAACagtcaatattatttattttagaaagaAGTATAACGACCGAATAGCGCACTGGTTAGTAACTCTAATTGTTATGCTGAGGGTTcggggttcgatccccggccggggcagaacACTTAATTGCACAACTGTTAGAGTTACTAACCAGCGCGCTATTCGGTCGTTTATTTCTTCCTtcattaaataatatcaaacACAACACTTCACCTATACAGATGTCAAACGTATAACACCTCTTTTTCCAATTGTGGGTAATGGTTGCACAAATGCATTTCAATAAACGTGTTCCGGtgttatatttcattattgCAAAATATGTCGGTTTACCTACTCGAAAACATCTATTTTGCAGAGATTGCAATTTTCACACACTGACACACATCTACATTGCACAGTTCACAATGTCATATGACTAACTCAATGAATACCTAAGTAAGCCTTAAAGTGCAGTGTTAAGgttgaaaatttaatattattaagtaagacttattattttatataatacaaCCATaatggtttttaaataattaataattttttggCTGTCCTTTCTTCGCTCAGCCATCACCGTGCCTGTATGTGCGCTCTGTAAAACCCTTCAGTTTTTCTTCAGTCATTCCTTAAGTGCTGTTCGTGGTTCCTGTGAAAATCTATCAACATCCTGAAACAATGTTAGTATTCGTGagtacttttttatcttacagTTAAGTTTCTTTGTTTTTCCTCGTGTGTGCTcctaaattaaactttaatgttataatgaagtaaatttctattttaatatgttgaTTTACACATCAAGTAGTAAATTATCTGTAAAGTATCTCAAGTTAGTTATAAATGAATGATTTAATATAGATAGTTTAATCTCCCAATTATCTAGTGCAGATAATTTGATATGGAAatgctaaaaataaatatgttttacagGTCTGACTCAGAATACGAAAGTGTCGTCTCGCTGCCGCACACATCCAAAAGCAAAACTGCAGTCGCGGCCCCGAACAAACGGAAGAATAACTCAGCAGAACCCCAAAGGTATGTACTCATATccctattttattataaaattaggtacatgattccaaatttcatttaatttaataccatAACCCTCTATTTTCGCTGTACTGTATAAAAATTGAGTAAGATAATGCATGATGCGATGGCTGTGTGAGCAGCGATGGTTCATGTACCGGGATCGACGCCTATACAGACTGATTAATTTTGGTTGTGAGGTCTTGAGGTCTACATGTTAGTTATAATTGTGTTGTGTGACCATTAAAGTGTTAGTTATTCTCTATATCTACAGAACTCGCTATTTACTGAACATACTTAAGGTCTAAGTCCACTTACACAACTCTTTTCTACCCAACAgagaaatataaattaaaattatgcattttatatttatttaatatactttacattgattatataaataagtagacAGCTCGCTTGGTGAGTGGGTACAGAGATGTGTAAGTGGGCTAAGacctttataaattatatattgtgTTACATCAAAAATCACTTTAtcctttcaatattttaacagTCGTGCcgtttaatatacctacaccactgctacttataaatttaaacctatattttatgtttatttaattataaatatattgtttacAGGActaataagaagaagaagaccaGTGGCACAAGCAAACTGGACATATTCGGGATTTTGGATGAAGCTGAAAACCTAGCAAGCAGAGCAGCGCCGGACAACTACCCTATATCGTCTAGCTTCGTGTCTCGCGTGGCCAACGGCTCCGTACGAAAGAGCTTAATTAACGACGGTGAATTTTATGTTGAGCTAAAAGTGTACAACACACTTGACGCTAAAACCTCTAAGCCTGAGGAACGGTGGAAAAAAGCCCTGTTCAATCTGAAACTGCTGACTGAGCAGGACGGCGAGCCGTGGCAGGCGCTGCAGAAGTTTGTCAGGGAAGCGCACTCCGTGTTCGGAGACTGCGAACCTGTTTACTATAGCGAAAAAATTCAtattaaggggatccctaaagctaaaatgctaaagtcggcttgatatacttgattagattggaaaaacggtggcttctatcacattggtaaaaatatatattgtagcagagggtatactgaacatgttagttgcttataaattggtgcaggattataataagtatgttaaaaaaaaatgcaaacacaccatgtcttttgccattttttgacttattatgaaaaaaccctcgaaatcagagggcccattttcatggaatcttatatgtatgtgtaggtaattaaattcttaacaaagttaccttaaagagttggatttaatggaccagaagtcaactttttttgcaaaaaactaataaattcctgtttaaaaatgatgacaccgtgacagatttcagatttcttcagtcgtcgccctggtggcggcctgttaggagcgatacccacgccattttattttttatcaaatatttcacaaaaactgattaaatcaacaaattatgactacaagtattataatacatatgcatttgctatggaaagttaattttctaatcattttagatgcagaaaagccgaaaattcttagaaaacatttcgccttttcgatttgtttacattttttactatagagttacagatgcatagataaaggtaaacattgcacataatgacacttattagattctccgaataagaactatacggtcaatgcagtatgccaaagcgcgagcctgtttatattctgaggggtaatttattttattttaacggttgtgtatggtaggtaagctacacaatatacagggtgttgaaaagtaagttcataatttgttttatttgaaaccaaaaaccgtagttaattaaaaatatatatatattttaagatgtggtagtctgtacactacagcaCGGCTAGTATGGCCATAATAAGACAACATGTGAAGTGACTGATTAAATTGAGTCACTTTTTGATATCAGTCTTAAATGTTAGCATAGGGTGTACATGGGactcattttatttgtgtgattGATGGTGATTGGGCATTAGTCCCAGTGACACTATAACTTTTCTGCTCTGTGCAAATAGgtttttcaaatgttatttttttccgaaAATCTCTCATTTGTGGTTGTTGTttgtattgtctatggttttttggcaattaaaatgtcacCAAACGTCAAACTTGAAGAAAATTTTGACTGTTTGGTGCTTTCGAGAGTTTCGAGTGTAATGAACTGTAATGTTTTGGTAATATTACTTTGCTTTGCGCTACCCCATGGATTCATATTGGCTCAttaaactactttattgaGTTTCTTGGACATCGTCTCATCAAATGATATACGACCAAGCTTGCTCCCGACCAAGCACGCTCAGATTCCTTGGGAGCTCCTGCTATCGGCAGCCGTCGATGCAACGGATCCCTGAGACGAAGAACAAAAACAGCATGCCACCTGACTGATGACCCACCCACTGTCTACCCGGACCCAGGAGCTAGAAGGCCTTGAGAAAAAAGCCCGGGCAGGATCCTGATGGGCGCAGCAGAATATCATCTTCCATGCATGTCCCACGGCCtgactgaataatatttatataatcaatgGAAGGAAAAAAACAGTTAAGGTAAGTGCCAGTACCCGTgacatgttattataattgggcatatgcacacaaaacaacttataaaacttttttcacaTGGCACTACTTGGTCggctaggcctaaacccttccttcattggaaggaaacctgtaccccagcagtgggtacgtgatgggttatgatgatgatgaagatgacaataggagtcataatcttagttcataagtataactaaaatctaatgaaacatttttgtttgttacagaaCATTGAAATTGGCTTGTAGGCAAGACGGAAGATGGTCAAAACCGGTCAGAAATTGATGGCCTAGACACGGTTGGAGAGCTCTTGTTGGCAGAAACCACCTGAAGATGGTCAGATGACATCAGCAACCTTGTGGTGATACAATGAACCCGAGCGGCACCAAACTGAAAAAGTTGAagaacttggcatacatacTATGAGACCCATTTTATGACTGATATAAGC comes from the Plutella xylostella chromosome 9, ilPluXylo3.1, whole genome shotgun sequence genome and includes:
- the LOC125489011 gene encoding uncharacterized protein LOC125489011, whose protein sequence is MSDSEYESVVSLPHTSKSKTAVAAPNKRKNNSAEPQRTNKKKKTSGTSKLDIFGILDEAENLASRAAPDNYPISSSFVSRVANGSVRKSLINDGEFYVELKVYNTLDAKTSKPEERWKKALFNLKLLTEQDGEPWQALQKFVREAHSVFGDCEPVYYSEKIHIK